In the genome of Methanobrevibacter olleyae, one region contains:
- a CDS encoding DUF6891 domain-containing protein, with product MNQELIDEINYEIQLLIKSGFYSDDEILEVIGDEFIEENISDDLILKLFLENKNNLKEINEDSDDFISLKNAFLDLTKENIISIHNAGYDIEEGIQDSFELFTHLRNNKYSPYGFCFYSFEDIENVIEDNDLFIAFGDFEYDEEKGLEIAKKIAKTLKDYGFEIGWNESLDERILIKNFNWKKHFDGVEYSMDGALQDFIELNKEN from the coding sequence ATGAATCAAGAGCTGATTGATGAAATTAATTATGAAATTCAATTATTAATTAAATCTGGATTTTATTCAGATGATGAAATTTTAGAAGTGATTGGTGATGAGTTTATTGAAGAGAATATTTCAGATGATTTGATTTTAAAACTTTTTTTAGAAAACAAAAACAATTTAAAGGAAATTAATGAGGATTCAGATGATTTTATTAGTTTAAAGAATGCTTTTTTAGACTTAACAAAAGAAAATATTATCTCTATTCATAATGCAGGTTATGATATTGAAGAAGGAATTCAGGATTCTTTTGAATTATTTACACATTTAAGAAATAATAAGTATTCTCCTTATGGATTTTGTTTTTATAGCTTTGAAGATATTGAAAATGTAATTGAAGATAATGATCTATTTATTGCTTTTGGCGATTTTGAATATGATGAAGAAAAAGGCTTAGAGATAGCTAAAAAGATAGCAAAAACTCTTAAAGATTATGGTTTTGAGATTGGTTGGAATGAATCTCTAGATGAAAGAATTTTAATTAAAAACTTTAATTGGAAAAAACACTTTGATGGTGTAGAATATTCAATGGACGGTGCACTTCAAGATTTTATTGAATTAAATAAAGAAAATTAA
- a CDS encoding DUF6882 domain-containing protein: MELNSLLIEERDDLQDLFSKYGALALEKQEILSNLVGDAEPELDIENGTVRFNNMEFPIQLIGFLDPNEFTWSWAWDNKEIGFPEELIEEAKAVKEFGEKQNISQFIENVFSASFNEAHILTMTISSLFDNDAYCAVNYGSFVFFVTIKSDDIQLTDDPDVFANIINDFHRRFEINHRKALKSYAEIKGYEYKERDDFSLVKVGDDRVVIGLTERKNIQSIKVIKA; encoded by the coding sequence ATGGAACTTAATTCTCTTTTAATTGAAGAACGTGATGATTTACAAGATTTATTCTCTAAATATGGTGCTTTAGCATTAGAAAAACAAGAAATATTATCCAATCTTGTTGGAGATGCTGAACCAGAATTGGATATTGAAAATGGAACGGTTAGATTTAATAATATGGAATTTCCTATTCAACTTATTGGATTTTTAGACCCTAATGAATTTACATGGTCTTGGGCTTGGGATAACAAAGAAATTGGCTTTCCAGAAGAACTTATAGAAGAAGCTAAGGCAGTAAAGGAATTTGGTGAGAAACAAAACATTAGTCAATTTATTGAAAATGTATTCTCAGCAAGTTTTAATGAAGCCCATATTTTAACTATGACTATATCATCTTTGTTTGATAATGATGCATACTGTGCAGTTAATTATGGTAGCTTTGTATTCTTTGTTACTATTAAGTCTGATGATATTCAACTAACTGATGATCCTGATGTATTTGCAAATATTATCAATGATTTCCATCGCAGATTTGAAATAAATCATAGAAAAGCTTTAAAATCATATGCTGAGATAAAAGGATATGAATATAAAGAAAGGGATGATTTTTCACTTGTAAAAGTTGGTGATGATAGAGTGGTTATTGGTTTAACTGAAAGAAAAAATATTCAAAGTATTAAAGTTATAAAAGCTTAA
- a CDS encoding LL-diaminopimelate aminotransferase → MVKINENYLLLESSYLFVEVNRRATKYMEENPGKNVIKMGIGDVTKPLVPSVINAFKDAVDEMADVNSFMGYGPEQGYDFLAEAIIKNDFNRWGIDLDLDEVFISDGAKCDAANIQEIFALDNVIAVTDPVYPVYVDTNVMAGRSGIIKDDGMYENIVYLPCREENNFVPELPSEKVDLIYLCFPNNPTGTTLTKDQLAKFVEYAKENDALILFDAAYEAFISEDNVPHTIYEIEGAKEVAIEFRSFSKTAGFTGTRCAYTVVPKEIKIKDSEGNEQSVNLLWNRRQTTKFNGVSYPVQKAAEAVYTKEGQKEIIENIEYYLENARIIRESLSAIGLNVYGGVNSPYIWVKTPNDMESWDFFDLLLEKANIVGTPGSGFGPSGEGYLRLTAFNTLENTKEAMGRISKLSF, encoded by the coding sequence ATGGTTAAAATTAATGAAAACTATCTATTATTAGAGAGTAGTTACCTTTTTGTTGAAGTAAATAGACGTGCTACTAAATATATGGAAGAAAACCCTGGTAAAAATGTTATTAAAATGGGTATTGGTGATGTAACAAAACCTTTAGTTCCTAGTGTAATCAATGCTTTTAAAGATGCTGTTGATGAGATGGCAGATGTAAATTCTTTTATGGGATATGGTCCTGAACAAGGATATGATTTTTTAGCAGAGGCTATTATAAAAAATGATTTTAATAGATGGGGCATAGATTTAGACCTTGATGAAGTATTTATTTCTGATGGTGCAAAATGTGATGCTGCTAATATTCAAGAAATCTTTGCTTTGGATAATGTTATTGCAGTAACTGATCCAGTTTATCCAGTTTATGTTGATACTAATGTAATGGCTGGTAGGTCTGGTATAATTAAAGATGATGGAATGTATGAAAATATTGTATATCTTCCATGTAGAGAAGAAAATAACTTTGTACCAGAACTTCCAAGTGAAAAAGTAGATTTAATCTATCTTTGTTTCCCAAATAACCCTACTGGAACTACTTTAACTAAAGATCAATTAGCTAAATTTGTAGAATATGCAAAGGAAAATGATGCACTTATCTTATTTGATGCTGCATATGAAGCTTTTATTAGTGAAGACAATGTTCCTCATACAATCTATGAAATTGAAGGTGCTAAAGAAGTAGCTATTGAGTTTAGAAGTTTCTCAAAAACCGCAGGATTTACTGGTACACGTTGTGCATATACTGTTGTTCCTAAAGAAATTAAAATTAAAGATAGTGAAGGTAATGAACAATCAGTTAATCTATTATGGAATAGAAGACAAACTACTAAATTTAATGGTGTTTCCTATCCTGTTCAAAAGGCTGCTGAGGCAGTTTATACTAAAGAAGGTCAAAAAGAAATCATAGAAAACATTGAGTATTACTTAGAAAATGCAAGAATTATTCGTGAAAGTTTATCTGCAATTGGATTAAATGTTTATGGCGGAGTAAATTCCCCTTACATCTGGGTAAAAACTCCAAATGATATGGAATCTTGGGACTTTTTTGACCTTCTCTTAGAAAAAGCAAATATTGTTGGTACTCCAGGTTCTGGATTTGGTCCAAGTGGAGAAGGCTATTTAAGATTAACTGCATTTAATACTTTGGAAAACACTAAAGAAGCTATGGGTAGAATTTCTAAATTGTCTTTCTAA